Proteins encoded in a region of the Marinococcus sp. PL1-022 genome:
- the rpsT gene encoding 30S ribosomal protein S20, which produces MANIKSAKKRVIINENQRVKQQAFRSSMRSAIKEFDKNIDANNVDAAKNSYALAMKKVDKAASKNMIHKNAANRAKSRMHKRLSAVAQ; this is translated from the coding sequence ATGGCAAATATTAAATCCGCAAAAAAGCGCGTGATTATTAACGAAAATCAACGCGTGAAGCAGCAGGCTTTCCGTTCTTCCATGCGTTCGGCTATTAAAGAATTCGACAAAAACATCGATGCAAACAACGTTGATGCTGCGAAGAATTCCTACGCGCTCGCGATGAAGAAAGTAGACAAAGCAGCCAGCAAAAACATGATTCACAAAAACGCGGCCAACCGCGCTAAATCCAGAATGCACAAGCGCCTAAGCGCAGTAGCACAATAA
- the holA gene encoding DNA polymerase III subunit delta, which translates to MEKQIQQEDVQPFYLLQGEEGYMIQDIQQKIIGKALAEEEREFNLSTFDMRETPVEIAVEEAETLPFFGERRVIVLKNCYFLTGAREKEKVEHKIEALETYARQPNPTTVLILSAPYEKLDARKKVVKEIKKQAVVLEAAAAGEETMKKWMQQFNQTHQLTMNREVMDRFIALAGKDLLMLAEEAKKLQLYMGSGEVTMETVDKLVPRSLEDNVFELVDAVVKGQAKTMLRIYYDLLKQGEEPIKILALLARQIRIIYHVKNLKQQGYSRKRMAGSIKVHPYAVQLAEKPAAAFSHSYLQEALKLLSTTDYQMKAGKMDKQLALELCFMKLVSEQKIGQ; encoded by the coding sequence ATGGAAAAGCAGATACAGCAGGAGGACGTGCAGCCATTCTATCTTTTGCAGGGTGAAGAAGGCTATATGATTCAGGATATTCAGCAGAAAATTATCGGAAAAGCATTGGCGGAAGAGGAAAGAGAATTCAACCTGTCTACATTCGATATGCGCGAAACGCCGGTGGAAATTGCTGTGGAGGAAGCGGAAACCCTTCCTTTTTTCGGGGAGCGGCGGGTGATAGTGCTTAAAAACTGCTATTTTTTAACGGGGGCAAGGGAAAAAGAGAAGGTGGAGCATAAAATCGAGGCGCTTGAAACATATGCCAGGCAGCCAAACCCTACTACCGTGTTAATACTATCCGCGCCGTATGAAAAGCTTGACGCCCGGAAAAAGGTAGTCAAAGAAATTAAAAAGCAGGCTGTTGTACTCGAAGCCGCCGCCGCTGGCGAAGAGACGATGAAAAAATGGATGCAGCAGTTTAATCAGACCCATCAGCTCACAATGAACCGTGAAGTCATGGACCGTTTTATTGCACTTGCCGGCAAAGACCTTCTGATGCTTGCCGAAGAGGCAAAAAAACTGCAGCTGTATATGGGCAGCGGGGAAGTTACGATGGAAACAGTGGATAAACTGGTGCCGCGCTCGCTGGAGGACAACGTGTTCGAACTGGTGGATGCCGTAGTTAAAGGGCAGGCAAAAACGATGCTCCGCATATATTACGACCTGCTTAAGCAGGGAGAAGAGCCAATCAAAATTCTGGCGCTGCTTGCCCGTCAGATCCGTATTATTTATCATGTAAAAAACCTCAAGCAGCAGGGCTATTCGCGAAAACGCATGGCCGGTTCGATCAAAGTCCATCCGTATGCAGTGCAGCTGGCTGAAAAGCCAGCGGCGGCATTTTCGCATTCGTATCTGCAGGAAGCCCTGAAGCTGCTCAGCACCACAGATTATCAGATGAAGGCCGGGAAAATGGACAAGCAGCTTGCCCTCGAGCTCTGTTTTATGAAGCTTGTCTCGGAACAGAAAATTGGACAATAA
- a CDS encoding DNA internalization-related competence protein ComEC/Rec2: MTAPVGMLLRGDFWVWGIIWFCFGAGWIMLRRFGIFAAGAALMLVFAGSSWYWVEHNDSFFDGTETEITGTIASPLMYDGGRARFDLRTDQGETVPVTWWFDTEEELQQSKNLLPGEQCRWSGEMKGPSAAGNPGGFSYQTYLYWEKMHWLFTVENSQNVECFARSGGAVDNLERFRAHQMQRIEGFFPEQAGGLAGSLLFGDRTSMAGEVEEAYRSLGLVHVLVVSGMHVAIVSGAVFFLLKRIGVTKERSYTVVLCLLPVYAVLTGGAPSVLRAALAAGLFIGWQKWGPRGRRMDPVIILLTVMGTMLVLNPGYLFHIGFQLSFLLSGHLLLCRKRMAAAGKWMNMVWVAGSSMLVSLPVILWNFYQFSLWNVLINFLFTPILLFLVLPFLFLNYLLSFFIASPPEIFSLVFSGIDWMHELFIYLAGMSWSTVLLGKPGLVFTVVYAAGCTVFIMAWNKNMRKAAVYLSAAVMLAAAVWQWTAPYMDGRGRVTYLDVGQGDSTVIELPYRQGVIVVDGGGRVSFNDEEWQEQESPFDPGKAVVAEYLKYRGIRNLNTVVATHGDADHVNGLKYVVEHVPTDELWYGRSAQYEDGERELLAAFDEHTDIRLVGGGESHHIGDTSFYVLHPKGEWEDKNDRSIVLYFELNGKRWLLTGDVSAEQEKQIVQTYPGLQVDVLKTGHHGSSTSTDEDFVAAVQPEHAVISAGYCNRFGHPHPEPLKILEEAGVNVWRTDLQGAIQFITSSREQPGIRTAREEMLPACN; this comes from the coding sequence ATGACAGCCCCGGTCGGAATGCTGCTCCGCGGAGACTTCTGGGTGTGGGGGATTATTTGGTTTTGCTTCGGCGCTGGATGGATAATGCTGAGGCGCTTTGGGATATTTGCTGCTGGTGCAGCGCTGATGCTCGTTTTTGCCGGAAGCTCGTGGTACTGGGTGGAACACAACGATTCTTTTTTTGACGGTACCGAGACTGAAATTACCGGCACCATAGCTTCGCCTTTAATGTATGACGGCGGCAGGGCCCGTTTTGATCTGCGGACGGATCAGGGAGAGACTGTGCCGGTTACGTGGTGGTTTGACACTGAAGAAGAGCTGCAGCAGAGCAAAAATCTCCTCCCGGGAGAGCAGTGCCGATGGAGCGGGGAAATGAAGGGACCATCGGCTGCTGGCAATCCCGGCGGGTTCAGCTATCAGACTTATCTGTACTGGGAAAAAATGCATTGGCTGTTTACGGTGGAAAACAGCCAGAACGTGGAATGCTTTGCACGATCGGGGGGAGCTGTGGACAACCTCGAGCGGTTCCGTGCCCATCAGATGCAGCGGATTGAAGGGTTCTTTCCCGAACAGGCCGGTGGGCTGGCGGGTTCTCTGCTGTTTGGAGACCGCACGTCAATGGCCGGGGAGGTGGAGGAAGCATACCGCTCGCTCGGTCTTGTGCATGTGCTTGTCGTTTCCGGCATGCATGTTGCTATTGTCAGCGGAGCTGTATTTTTTTTGCTGAAACGAATCGGGGTGACGAAAGAGCGCTCCTATACGGTGGTCCTCTGCCTTCTCCCTGTATATGCTGTTCTGACCGGAGGGGCTCCCTCGGTGCTTCGTGCGGCCCTTGCTGCGGGATTGTTTATTGGCTGGCAGAAATGGGGGCCTCGCGGACGGCGCATGGATCCGGTAATTATTCTTTTGACGGTGATGGGGACTATGCTTGTCCTTAATCCTGGCTATCTTTTTCATATCGGTTTTCAGCTTTCCTTTTTACTAAGCGGGCATCTGCTTCTTTGCAGAAAAAGAATGGCAGCCGCCGGGAAATGGATGAATATGGTCTGGGTCGCCGGTTCATCGATGCTTGTCTCTCTCCCTGTAATTTTATGGAATTTTTATCAATTTTCTCTTTGGAATGTACTCATTAATTTTCTGTTCACTCCGATTCTTTTATTCCTCGTCCTTCCCTTTCTATTTTTGAATTATCTTCTCTCCTTTTTTATTGCTTCTCCTCCCGAAATCTTTTCTTTAGTGTTTTCAGGAATCGATTGGATGCACGAGCTTTTTATCTATCTGGCGGGTATGTCCTGGTCGACGGTGCTTCTCGGAAAACCGGGGCTTGTTTTTACCGTTGTATACGCGGCGGGATGCACAGTGTTTATTATGGCGTGGAATAAAAATATGCGAAAGGCAGCTGTGTATCTGTCAGCAGCAGTCATGCTTGCGGCAGCAGTCTGGCAGTGGACAGCTCCTTACATGGACGGCCGGGGAAGAGTAACATACCTTGACGTCGGGCAGGGGGACAGCACAGTAATCGAACTGCCTTACCGGCAGGGGGTGATTGTTGTTGACGGAGGCGGGCGGGTAAGCTTTAACGACGAAGAGTGGCAGGAGCAGGAGTCTCCCTTTGATCCCGGTAAGGCAGTCGTCGCGGAATACTTAAAATACCGGGGAATACGAAATTTGAACACAGTAGTGGCGACGCACGGTGACGCCGATCATGTGAATGGTCTGAAATACGTGGTGGAGCATGTACCGACCGATGAACTCTGGTACGGCAGAAGTGCCCAGTACGAGGACGGGGAACGGGAGCTTTTGGCAGCGTTTGACGAGCACACAGATATCAGGCTCGTCGGAGGCGGGGAAAGTCACCATATTGGGGATACGTCCTTTTATGTCCTGCATCCTAAAGGTGAATGGGAAGACAAAAACGATCGTTCTATTGTTTTGTATTTTGAGCTTAACGGAAAGCGCTGGCTGCTGACCGGAGACGTCTCCGCCGAACAGGAAAAACAGATAGTGCAGACTTATCCGGGACTGCAGGTTGATGTTTTAAAAACGGGCCATCACGGCAGCAGCACGTCCACAGACGAGGATTTCGTGGCAGCGGTGCAGCCGGAGCATGCAGTTATATCAGCGGGCTACTGCAACCGCTTTGGCCATCCTCATCCAGAGCCTCTCAAAATACTGGAAGAAGCGGGAGTGAACGTATGGCGTACGGATCTTCAGGGAGCCATTCAGTTTATTACCTCTTCCCGGGAGCAGCCCGGTATACGTACGGCAAGAGAGGAAATGCTTCCAGCGTGCAATTAA
- a CDS encoding homocysteine synthase produces the protein MEEHKDWKLETLSVHAGQIPDPATNARAVPIYQTTSYEFNDTDHAADLFGLQEFGNIYTRIMNPTSDVFEKRMAALDGGIGALATASGSSAIHIAVLNICSAGDEIVASSGLYGGTYNMFMHTLPKMGIRVHLVDGTDPQAYEEKINENTKLIFSEIIGNPNGNVLDIEKIAGVAHDNGLPLIVDATTVTPILCRPIDYGADIVVHSATKFIGGHGTTIGGVIVDSGKFNWDNGKFPGLTEPDPSYHGVVFTEAAGEMAYILKARVQLLRDLGPAISPMNSFLLLQGLETLHLRMERHCENAEKTASFLEQHELVDWVNYPGLSSHDTYATAEKYLPKGKGAILTFGIKGGLAEGKKFIEACNLHSHVANVGDAKSLVIHPASTTHQQLSEEDQHAAGVSADLIRVSVGIEHIDDILRDLEEALQESQK, from the coding sequence GTGGAAGAACATAAAGACTGGAAACTTGAAACACTTTCCGTACATGCCGGCCAGATCCCTGATCCGGCCACTAACGCAAGAGCGGTGCCTATTTATCAGACAACGTCCTATGAATTTAACGATACCGACCATGCCGCAGATTTATTCGGCCTTCAGGAGTTTGGAAACATTTACACCCGAATCATGAATCCAACCTCCGATGTGTTCGAAAAACGAATGGCTGCTCTGGATGGAGGCATTGGTGCGCTCGCTACTGCAAGCGGCAGCTCCGCCATTCATATTGCCGTTTTGAACATTTGCAGCGCCGGGGATGAAATTGTCGCTTCGAGCGGTTTGTACGGCGGAACGTATAACATGTTTATGCATACGCTTCCGAAAATGGGCATTCGGGTCCACCTTGTGGATGGTACTGACCCGCAAGCGTATGAGGAAAAGATAAATGAAAATACAAAATTAATATTCAGCGAAATTATTGGAAATCCCAATGGCAATGTACTCGATATCGAAAAAATTGCCGGGGTGGCTCACGATAACGGCTTGCCTTTAATAGTGGATGCGACGACAGTAACACCTATTTTATGCCGGCCCATTGACTACGGGGCGGATATTGTCGTTCATTCGGCCACGAAATTTATAGGAGGGCACGGCACCACTATTGGCGGCGTGATTGTGGACAGTGGAAAGTTCAACTGGGATAACGGCAAATTCCCTGGTCTTACAGAGCCGGATCCAAGCTATCACGGCGTTGTCTTTACCGAAGCGGCTGGAGAAATGGCTTATATTTTAAAAGCACGCGTGCAGCTGCTGCGTGATTTAGGGCCGGCAATCTCTCCAATGAACTCGTTTTTGCTTCTGCAGGGTCTTGAAACGCTTCATCTGCGAATGGAGCGCCACTGCGAAAACGCCGAAAAGACAGCGTCATTTCTGGAGCAGCATGAGCTGGTGGACTGGGTGAACTACCCGGGGCTTTCTTCGCATGATACGTATGCTACAGCGGAAAAATACCTCCCGAAAGGAAAAGGGGCCATTTTGACCTTTGGTATCAAGGGTGGGCTTGCCGAAGGGAAAAAATTTATCGAGGCCTGTAATCTGCATTCGCACGTAGCGAATGTCGGAGACGCAAAGTCATTAGTTATTCATCCGGCAAGTACCACGCATCAGCAGCTTTCTGAGGAGGATCAGCACGCAGCAGGGGTATCGGCAGACCTTATACGGGTCTCTGTCGGCATCGAACATATAGACGACATTCTCCGGGATTTAGAAGAAGCTCTCCAGGAAAGCCAGAAATAA
- a CDS encoding helix-hairpin-helix domain-containing protein codes for MTSRWKLIAVSAGGAVCLGIMFLLFWSGVPREQAETQEPVPWENQLDENEQEKTPGSDSDKETEDPDIEVRVDVKGEVHAPGVYTLQADERVEEAIQKAGGITDRADMLQVNLAERIEDEMVIHIPGEGEEAITGPVEESSGEGALVNVNEAEQVDLETVPGIGPAKATAILSYRKENGSFETIEELSNVSGIGEKTVEQLRDYISL; via the coding sequence TTGACGAGCCGTTGGAAATTAATTGCAGTCAGCGCCGGCGGAGCCGTGTGCCTTGGAATTATGTTTCTATTATTCTGGAGCGGAGTGCCCAGGGAACAGGCGGAAACGCAGGAACCTGTTCCGTGGGAAAATCAATTGGATGAAAACGAGCAGGAAAAGACACCAGGAAGTGATTCTGATAAAGAAACCGAAGATCCAGACATAGAAGTCCGTGTCGATGTAAAGGGCGAAGTGCATGCCCCGGGTGTTTATACCCTTCAGGCAGATGAGAGAGTGGAAGAAGCGATTCAGAAGGCAGGCGGAATCACTGACAGGGCGGATATGCTTCAGGTGAATCTTGCAGAAAGAATAGAGGATGAGATGGTCATTCACATACCCGGAGAAGGGGAAGAAGCAATTACCGGCCCGGTTGAAGAAAGCAGTGGTGAAGGGGCTCTGGTCAATGTGAATGAGGCGGAGCAGGTGGATTTGGAAACCGTACCAGGAATCGGCCCGGCAAAAGCCACAGCTATTTTAAGCTATCGAAAAGAAAACGGTTCCTTTGAAACGATAGAAGAATTGTCCAATGTGAGCGGAATTGGGGAAAAGACAGTGGAACAGCTGCGGGATTACATTTCTCTCTAA
- a CDS encoding class I SAM-dependent DNA methyltransferase — MTHSMYNGFAEVYDRLMAEAPYDAWKEAVLKEAPARSARMLELGCGTGEIVKRLYSEGFRADGMDLSADMLAVAAQKWNASGERPVLFQQDMRFLDTPNMYQLIFCFCDSLNYLTEAEDVKSTFAGVYNHLEAGGVFMFDVHSIHYIEDILSEVSFADNDEEVSFIWDVYPSEQTWEVEHELTIFSKNADGTYSRYDEDHIQRTFAVNEYKEWLEEAGFSNVRITADFTADFPDEESERIFFLAKKTDK; from the coding sequence ATGACTCACTCAATGTATAACGGCTTTGCCGAAGTGTATGACCGGCTGATGGCAGAGGCTCCGTACGATGCCTGGAAAGAGGCTGTATTAAAAGAAGCTCCGGCGAGGAGCGCAAGGATGCTTGAGCTTGGATGTGGTACAGGCGAGATCGTGAAACGTCTTTACAGCGAAGGCTTCCGGGCCGACGGCATGGATCTTTCAGCAGACATGCTTGCAGTGGCAGCGCAGAAATGGAATGCTTCAGGAGAAAGACCTGTATTGTTTCAGCAGGATATGAGGTTTCTGGATACGCCAAATATGTATCAGCTTATTTTTTGTTTTTGTGATTCCCTGAACTATTTAACGGAAGCGGAGGATGTGAAATCCACCTTTGCCGGTGTTTATAACCATCTCGAAGCAGGCGGGGTTTTTATGTTTGACGTTCATTCCATTCACTACATAGAGGATATTTTGTCTGAGGTCTCTTTTGCGGATAACGATGAAGAGGTGTCTTTTATATGGGATGTGTATCCCTCGGAACAAACCTGGGAAGTCGAGCATGAGCTGACTATCTTTTCAAAAAATGCAGACGGCACCTACAGTCGGTACGATGAAGATCATATACAGCGGACGTTTGCTGTTAATGAATACAAAGAGTGGCTGGAGGAAGCGGGCTTTTCGAATGTTCGTATTACAGCCGACTTCACAGCTGATTTTCCAGATGAAGAAAGCGAGCGTATATTCTTTTTGGCGAAAAAAACAGACAAATAG
- the rsfS gene encoding ribosome silencing factor: MNEKELLELAVQTADSKNAHDIVALDMRGVSPVADYFVIGHGTSEKQVQAIATELKKAAHKQGLDVQRLEGYNEAKWVLIDLGDVVVHIFHEDERDYYNLEKLWGDAVYVELGTVLSQ, translated from the coding sequence ATGAACGAAAAAGAACTGCTTGAATTAGCGGTACAAACTGCTGACAGCAAGAATGCACATGATATCGTTGCACTGGACATGAGAGGTGTTTCGCCGGTCGCAGATTATTTTGTTATCGGACACGGCACATCAGAAAAGCAGGTCCAGGCAATTGCCACAGAATTGAAAAAGGCTGCACACAAGCAGGGCCTCGACGTCCAGAGGCTTGAAGGATATAACGAAGCAAAGTGGGTGCTGATCGATCTCGGGGACGTCGTCGTGCACATTTTTCATGAAGACGAAAGAGATTATTACAACCTTGAAAAATTATGGGGCGATGCTGTCTACGTGGAACTCGGAACGGTACTTTCCCAGTAA
- the yqeK gene encoding bis(5'-nucleosyl)-tetraphosphatase (symmetrical) YqeK, with amino-acid sequence MDKNEALQIVKEQLTESRYKHTLGVRKTALYLAERFDIDYNKVEMAAILHDYAKYRPVDEMRELLRGKEEAGRFIAYGDELLHAPAGAYFIQTEAGIADADIVSSIYWHTTGKPDMTAYEKVLFLADYIEPNRTFPGVEEVREAAESDIDAAIVMALGNTIQFLISKNVPVFPDTLAAYNDLVMERK; translated from the coding sequence ATGGACAAAAATGAAGCCCTTCAAATCGTTAAAGAACAATTGACGGAAAGCAGATACAAGCACACGCTCGGCGTCCGGAAGACCGCTTTATATTTGGCAGAACGGTTTGATATCGATTATAATAAAGTAGAGATGGCAGCTATTTTGCATGACTATGCTAAATACCGTCCTGTCGATGAGATGCGTGAGCTGCTCCGCGGGAAAGAAGAAGCTGGCAGGTTTATCGCCTATGGGGACGAACTGCTTCATGCCCCGGCTGGCGCTTATTTCATTCAGACAGAAGCCGGGATTGCAGACGCGGATATTGTTTCTTCTATTTATTGGCATACAACCGGAAAACCAGACATGACCGCTTATGAAAAGGTGCTGTTTTTAGCGGATTATATAGAACCAAACCGGACATTTCCTGGTGTGGAAGAAGTCCGGGAGGCGGCAGAATCAGATATAGATGCTGCCATCGTGATGGCTCTTGGAAACACGATTCAATTTTTAATTTCAAAAAATGTTCCTGTATTTCCAGATACGCTTGCCGCATACAACGATCTGGTGATGGAACGCAAATAA
- a CDS encoding nicotinate-nucleotide adenylyltransferase, producing MSERIGLFGGTFDPPHLAHLIMAEEAKNALNLDEVWFIPVHTPPHKQRENMISGEERLMLVEAAIEDNAGFRTSSVEIERGGPSYTIDTVRYFKEQAPGTEFFFLVGGDMADQMDKWKDIEKLRRLVEFIFVNRPGYNGHKPSWLTQVEAPTMHVSSSMIRRRLRDGETVRYIVPGNVLKEIERKKLYGQK from the coding sequence ATGAGTGAACGTATCGGCCTGTTCGGAGGCACATTTGATCCGCCGCATTTAGCTCATCTGATTATGGCGGAAGAGGCAAAAAATGCATTAAATCTGGATGAAGTCTGGTTTATCCCAGTTCACACACCGCCGCATAAGCAAAGGGAGAATATGATTTCCGGGGAAGAGCGTCTGATGCTTGTAGAAGCAGCGATTGAAGATAACGCGGGGTTTCGCACTTCCTCTGTGGAGATTGAACGCGGCGGGCCCTCGTATACAATCGATACCGTACGTTACTTTAAAGAGCAGGCACCGGGAACGGAGTTTTTCTTTTTGGTCGGCGGCGACATGGCAGATCAGATGGATAAATGGAAGGATATCGAAAAGCTGCGCAGGCTGGTCGAATTTATATTTGTGAACCGTCCCGGCTACAACGGTCATAAGCCTTCGTGGCTGACCCAGGTGGAAGCTCCTACGATGCACGTTTCTTCTTCGATGATACGCCGCAGGCTCAGGGACGGCGAAACTGTCCGCTATATTGTGCCGGGTAACGTATTAAAAGAGATTGAGAGGAAAAAATTGTATGGACAAAAATGA
- the yhbY gene encoding ribosome assembly RNA-binding protein YhbY: MLNNKQKRTLRREAHSLKPLFQIGKEGMNEQIITHVDEAIEKREILKVNLLQNCMEDKHEVASELAEGTGAEVVQVIGNTIVLYRRSKDNPGIELPK, from the coding sequence ATGCTTAATAATAAACAAAAGCGTACATTGCGCAGAGAAGCACATTCATTAAAGCCGCTTTTTCAAATTGGAAAAGAAGGCATGAATGAACAAATTATTACACACGTGGACGAAGCGATTGAAAAAAGAGAAATTCTGAAAGTAAACCTTCTGCAGAACTGCATGGAGGATAAGCATGAAGTGGCATCTGAGCTTGCCGAAGGTACAGGAGCCGAAGTCGTGCAGGTGATTGGAAACACGATCGTACTGTACCGGAGATCGAAAGACAATCCTGGGATTGAACTTCCAAAGTAA
- the aroE gene encoding shikimate dehydrogenase has translation MPKTLLGLIGHPLGHSLSPQMHNEQFGRLGIDGYYHLFDIREEELEKGVQALRQLGAAGFNITIPHKVNVMNYIDRLDPSAEKIGAVNTVVREKDALVGYNTDGEGYLESLLAIRSLDQIKNANILVIGAGGAARAVCYALSLRGPESITIVNRTQEKAEQLKSHLKNAAAVRVAAKEEAESRNHEFDILINTTSIGMSPEINKSPWSLENVKASALCSDLIYNPWETRWLKDAREAGLDTLNGSGMFVNQGALAFKYWTGEEPDRQAMQALVEDHLKGENNA, from the coding sequence TTGCCAAAAACGCTGCTCGGCTTAATCGGCCATCCGCTCGGGCATTCGCTGTCCCCGCAAATGCATAATGAGCAGTTTGGGAGGCTCGGCATCGACGGGTACTACCATTTGTTTGATATACGGGAAGAAGAGCTGGAAAAAGGCGTGCAGGCCCTTCGGCAGCTCGGCGCTGCCGGCTTTAACATTACCATCCCCCACAAAGTGAATGTGATGAACTATATCGACAGGCTTGATCCCTCGGCCGAAAAAATCGGCGCGGTGAACACTGTCGTAAGAGAAAAGGATGCCCTTGTCGGCTATAATACGGACGGGGAAGGCTATCTTGAATCTTTACTGGCCATACGTTCATTGGATCAAATTAAAAATGCCAACATCCTCGTGATTGGAGCGGGCGGAGCAGCGCGGGCAGTATGCTACGCATTAAGCCTGCGCGGCCCTGAGAGCATTACTATCGTGAACCGCACGCAGGAAAAGGCAGAACAGCTGAAAAGCCATCTGAAAAATGCAGCCGCTGTCAGGGTAGCAGCGAAAGAAGAAGCAGAAAGCAGAAATCATGAATTCGATATACTGATTAACACGACTTCGATTGGGATGAGCCCTGAGATCAATAAGTCCCCCTGGTCTCTCGAAAATGTAAAAGCTTCTGCATTGTGCAGCGACCTCATCTATAACCCGTGGGAAACCAGATGGTTAAAGGATGCCCGGGAGGCAGGACTCGATACATTGAATGGAAGTGGAATGTTTGTTAATCAGGGAGCGCTTGCGTTTAAGTACTGGACGGGAGAGGAACCGGACCGTCAAGCAATGCAGGCGCTTGTTGAAGATCATCTAAAAGGAGAAAATAATGCTTAA
- the yqeH gene encoding ribosome biogenesis GTPase YqeH: MTEELHCAGCGAPIQNENKNKAGYVPTSALVDRATVICQRCFRLKHYNEVQDVDMEDQDFRDKLHELGRKKALIVKIVDVFDFEGSWIPGFQRYVGDNPVLLMVNKTDLLPHSLNENKLLHWIRRQAKQQGLKPKDVVLLSAKNKQGIQEAASSIEELRNGRDVYVTGCTNVGKSTFINALIAEFGENEEQDITTSHFPGTTLDMIEVPLDEQTSLYDTPGLINDKQFGRKRSLKERKEFIPEKELKPKVYQLESGQTIFIGGYVRMDFVEGDPNSFVVFMSNRLPVHRTKQDNADRLHPDRVGDVLTPPYRVEDAPELTKHRIEIKEEKTDIVVQGLGWITVTNPRASVDIYVPVGTGVSKREAVI; encoded by the coding sequence ATGACCGAAGAGCTGCACTGCGCCGGATGCGGGGCGCCTATTCAAAATGAGAATAAAAATAAAGCCGGGTATGTCCCGACATCAGCGCTAGTAGACAGAGCGACAGTGATCTGCCAGCGTTGTTTTCGTTTGAAGCATTATAACGAAGTCCAGGATGTGGACATGGAGGATCAGGATTTCCGTGATAAACTGCATGAGCTTGGCAGAAAAAAGGCGCTTATTGTAAAAATCGTTGATGTGTTTGATTTTGAAGGCAGCTGGATTCCCGGCTTTCAAAGATACGTCGGAGATAACCCAGTGCTGCTGATGGTGAACAAAACGGATCTGCTGCCGCACTCTTTAAATGAAAATAAGCTTCTCCACTGGATTCGCCGCCAGGCAAAGCAGCAGGGGTTAAAGCCGAAGGACGTTGTTTTGCTGAGTGCCAAAAATAAACAGGGTATCCAGGAAGCCGCTTCGAGTATTGAAGAGCTGAGAAACGGCCGGGACGTGTATGTCACCGGATGTACAAATGTTGGTAAATCGACATTTATTAACGCACTGATTGCTGAATTCGGCGAAAATGAAGAGCAGGATATCACCACTTCTCATTTTCCGGGAACGACGCTTGATATGATTGAAGTCCCTTTAGATGAGCAGACGAGTCTGTATGATACTCCCGGCCTTATCAATGATAAGCAGTTCGGGCGCAAGCGGAGCCTCAAGGAGCGAAAAGAATTCATTCCGGAAAAGGAATTAAAGCCGAAAGTGTACCAGCTTGAAAGCGGACAGACAATATTTATCGGCGGTTACGTACGCATGGATTTCGTCGAAGGCGACCCTAATTCATTTGTGGTGTTTATGTCCAACCGGCTTCCGGTGCACCGTACCAAGCAGGATAACGCTGACCGCCTCCACCCGGACAGGGTCGGGGATGTATTAACGCCGCCGTACCGCGTGGAAGATGCGCCGGAACTAACGAAGCACCGGATTGAAATTAAAGAGGAAAAGACAGACATTGTTGTGCAGGGGCTCGGGTGGATTACGGTAACAAACCCCCGTGCTTCCGTAGATATTTACGTGCCGGTCGGCACAGGAGTATCAAAACGGGAGGCGGTGATTTAA
- a CDS encoding YqeG family HAD IIIA-type phosphatase: MKRFMPNEYLPSVLDLDLEHLRENNIKGIITDLDNTLVEWDRPDITSELDDWFFFLQEQGFQVTIVSNNSEHRVRSFSEPNGIHFIHSAKKPMGRAFRKATRRMGLKKREVVVVGDQVLTDVFGGNRAGFYTVLVVPVAQNDGFLTKINRKVERLVMKRLKDRGLIQWEDTQ; encoded by the coding sequence ATTAAGCGATTTATGCCAAATGAATACCTGCCGAGTGTTTTAGATCTCGATCTGGAACATCTGCGTGAGAATAATATAAAAGGTATTATCACTGATTTGGATAATACTCTGGTAGAATGGGACCGGCCGGATATAACAAGCGAGCTTGATGATTGGTTTTTCTTTTTACAGGAGCAGGGTTTTCAGGTAACTATTGTCTCCAACAATTCCGAGCACCGTGTCCGCTCATTTTCAGAGCCAAACGGTATTCATTTCATCCATTCGGCTAAAAAGCCCATGGGCCGGGCGTTTCGAAAAGCGACCAGGCGGATGGGACTTAAAAAGCGTGAAGTGGTGGTAGTAGGAGACCAGGTCCTGACGGACGTGTTCGGGGGAAACCGGGCCGGATTTTATACAGTGCTGGTCGTTCCGGTAGCTCAAAACGACGGCTTCCTGACAAAAATCAACCGGAAGGTAGAACGACTGGTAATGAAGCGGTTAAAAGACAGAGGATTAATTCAATGGGAGGATACACAATGA